Proteins encoded by one window of Neptunomonas phycophila:
- a CDS encoding PAAR domain-containing protein: MKPIARLGDLHSCPKKGCGTTPIVSVASDSEVDGQRVATVGDKTGCGAVIVQGSSTMDMNGKPIAYVGCKTSHGGTIMTGSATCLVEP, from the coding sequence ATGAAACCAATAGCCCGCCTAGGAGACCTCCACTCCTGCCCTAAAAAAGGCTGTGGAACCACCCCTATCGTTTCCGTTGCTTCTGATTCAGAAGTCGACGGTCAGCGTGTTGCTACGGTCGGTGATAAAACCGGCTGTGGCGCGGTTATCGTTCAAGGCTCATCAACCATGGATATGAACGGTAAACCCATTGCGTACGTCGGCTGCAAAACCAGCCACGGTGGAACCATTATGACAGGCTCGGCAACGTGCTTAGTTGAGCCGTAG